In Blautia wexlerae DSM 19850, a single window of DNA contains:
- a CDS encoding flavin reductase family protein, with amino-acid sequence MSFREVKAEELTMNPFTKIGKEWLLITAGNEEKCNTMTASWGAMGVMWGKNAVTVYIRPQRYTKEFVDREDTFTISVLGEEYRKALNYCGKVSGKNADNKIKEAGLTPYFTDGTAGIEEADMIMVCKKMYHDEIKPECFDAGENDGKWYPQKDYHTMYIAEILKVLVRE; translated from the coding sequence ATGAGTTTCAGAGAAGTAAAAGCAGAAGAACTGACAATGAATCCATTTACCAAGATTGGAAAGGAATGGCTGCTGATCACAGCCGGAAATGAAGAAAAATGCAATACCATGACAGCAAGCTGGGGTGCAATGGGTGTTATGTGGGGAAAGAACGCAGTGACAGTGTATATCCGTCCTCAGAGATACACCAAGGAATTTGTGGACAGGGAAGATACATTTACAATTTCTGTTCTGGGAGAAGAGTATCGCAAGGCATTAAATTATTGCGGAAAGGTTTCCGGAAAAAATGCGGATAACAAGATTAAAGAAGCAGGACTGACTCCTTACTTTACAGACGGAACAGCCGGAATTGAAGAAGCTGACATGATCATGGTCTGCAAAAAAATGTATCATGATGAGATTAAACCGGAATGCTTTGATGCCGGGGAAAACGACGGTAAGTGGTATCCGCAGAAAGACTACCATACCATGTATATTGCAGAGATCCTGAAAGTTCTTGTCAGAGAGTAA
- a CDS encoding GNAT family N-acetyltransferase encodes MQNNQSIMQISENKDGSAKVLFRIRKAEMTDVDEIMAVMHEAKNDKEHPDWFVSDDEEYVRTHIEEQGFVIVAQTADGSVAGFFIIKYPENREDNLGTYLDFDEEQLSHVAVMDSAVVCCAYRGNGLQGHMLEEAERLLDTDQYYYLMCTIHPDNQFSRHNMESHGYEVKRTALCYGGLPRCILLKDLTESGKSPAQVVKSSKQ; translated from the coding sequence ATGCAGAATAATCAAAGCATCATGCAGATTTCAGAGAATAAGGATGGTTCTGCAAAGGTATTGTTTAGGATACGAAAAGCAGAGATGACAGATGTGGATGAGATCATGGCTGTTATGCATGAAGCGAAGAATGATAAAGAGCATCCGGACTGGTTTGTATCTGATGATGAGGAATATGTCAGGACACATATAGAAGAACAGGGTTTTGTGATCGTGGCACAGACAGCAGATGGTTCTGTTGCGGGTTTCTTCATTATTAAATATCCTGAAAACAGGGAAGATAATCTGGGAACTTATCTTGATTTTGATGAGGAACAGCTTTCCCATGTTGCAGTCATGGATTCGGCAGTTGTGTGTTGTGCATACAGGGGAAACGGGCTGCAGGGGCATATGCTGGAAGAAGCGGAGAGATTGCTGGATACAGACCAATATTATTATCTGATGTGCACCATACATCCGGATAATCAGTTCAGCAGACATAATATGGAAAGCCATGGATATGAAGTTAAGAGAACGGCACTCTGTTACGGAGGTCTGCCAAGATGTATCCTTCTTAAGGATTTAACCGAATCAGGGAAGTCCCCTGCACAGGTTGTGAAAAGCAGCAAACAATAA
- a CDS encoding class I SAM-dependent rRNA methyltransferase, producing the protein MGMAVVTLKKGEGRLLKSGGMWIFDNEIDTVMGNFENGDIVLVHDFDGYPMGRGFINTNSKITVRLMTRDENVDINEELLEKRVRDAWEYRKKVVDTGCCRLIFAEADFLPGIVVDKFSDVLVVQSLALGIDRFKETIVELLRKVLAEDGITIRGVYERSDVKVRKQEGMEMVKGFIGPEFPTLVQIEENGVKYEVDVKDGQKTGFFLDQKYNRLAIQKLCKNAKVLDCFTHTGSFALNAGIAGAASVTGVDASQLAVDQATANATLNGLSDNVKFICEDVFELLPELEEKGEKFDVVILDPPAFTKSRNSIKNAVKGYREINLRAMKLVKDGGFLATCSCSHFMDYELFTKTIGQAAKNVHKRLRQVEYRTQAPDHPILWAADESYYLKFYIFQVCNDR; encoded by the coding sequence ATGGGAATGGCAGTAGTAACTCTGAAAAAGGGAGAGGGAAGACTTCTGAAATCCGGCGGAATGTGGATTTTTGATAATGAGATAGATACAGTCATGGGAAATTTCGAGAACGGTGATATTGTACTTGTCCATGATTTTGACGGATATCCTATGGGAAGAGGGTTCATTAATACTAATTCTAAGATTACGGTACGTCTTATGACCAGAGATGAAAATGTTGATATTAATGAAGAACTTTTGGAGAAGCGTGTACGTGATGCATGGGAATATCGTAAGAAAGTGGTAGATACAGGATGCTGTCGTCTGATTTTTGCAGAGGCAGATTTCCTTCCGGGAATTGTGGTGGATAAATTTTCGGATGTACTGGTAGTTCAGTCACTGGCTCTGGGGATCGATCGTTTTAAAGAAACAATCGTAGAACTCCTCAGGAAAGTCCTGGCAGAAGATGGGATCACTATTCGCGGTGTTTACGAAAGAAGCGATGTGAAGGTGCGCAAACAGGAAGGAATGGAAATGGTTAAGGGTTTTATAGGACCAGAGTTTCCAACACTTGTGCAGATTGAAGAAAATGGCGTAAAATATGAAGTTGATGTAAAGGACGGGCAGAAGACAGGATTTTTCCTGGATCAGAAATATAACAGGCTTGCAATTCAGAAGCTCTGTAAGAATGCGAAAGTTCTGGATTGCTTTACACATACAGGTTCCTTTGCACTCAATGCCGGAATTGCAGGAGCTGCGAGCGTAACCGGTGTGGACGCCTCTCAACTGGCAGTAGATCAGGCAACCGCTAATGCGACATTGAATGGTTTATCCGACAATGTGAAATTTATTTGCGAGGATGTTTTTGAACTGCTTCCAGAACTGGAAGAAAAGGGTGAGAAATTTGATGTTGTGATTCTTGATCCTCCGGCATTCACCAAATCCAGAAATTCTATTAAGAATGCAGTAAAAGGATACAGGGAAATTAATCTGCGTGCCATGAAACTGGTAAAAGACGGAGGTTTTCTTGCAACCTGTTCCTGTTCTCATTTTATGGACTATGAATTATTTACCAAAACCATCGGACAGGCGGCAAAGAATGTACATAAAAGACTTCGCCAGGTAGAATACAGGACACAGGCACCGGATCATCCGATCCTGTGGGCGGCAGATGAGTCTTACTATCTGAAGTTTTACATATTCCAGGTATGCAATGACAGATGA
- a CDS encoding recombinase family protein: MQVDGYSLDAQREKLKRYAEFQNMEIVNEYSDEGKSGKSVEGRPEFQRMLDNIENGTDEVQFVLVFKLSRFGRNAADVLNSLQRMQDFGVNLICVEDGIDSSKDSGKLMISVLSAVAEIERENILVQTMEGRKQKAREGKWNGGFAPYGYELVNGELQIAEDEAEIIRLIYDKFIHTNMGISAIAAWLNQHGYKKKKRQNNTLDAFASSFIKGVLDNPVYCGKLAYGRRKNEKVSGTRNEYRIVKQENYMLHDGIHEGIVSETDWELAHQKREKTGVKYEKTHSLDHEHILSGILRCPLCGSGMYGNVNRKKKKDGTLYKDYFYYACKHRRLVDGHKCGYRKQWSEEKINNAVEEVIRKLVKNPKFEEAILNKIGSRIDTEEIEKEIEGLEKQHRQLTGAKARLGQQMDSLDIMDKFYEKKYQDMETRLYRLYDEIEGVENSIEEVKNRLLNIQQQKISEENVYQFLLYFDKLYDKFTDLEKKEFLNSFVEQVDIYEQEQPDGRFLKHIKFRFPVYFGDRETQELCWDNESTVESCALLSKLE; this comes from the coding sequence ATGCAGGTAGATGGTTACAGTCTGGATGCCCAGAGAGAAAAACTTAAGAGATATGCAGAATTTCAGAACATGGAAATCGTAAATGAGTATTCAGACGAAGGTAAGTCTGGAAAGAGCGTAGAGGGCAGACCGGAATTTCAGAGAATGTTGGATAATATTGAGAATGGAACAGATGAGGTGCAGTTTGTACTGGTGTTCAAGCTTTCCAGATTTGGTCGTAATGCGGCAGATGTATTAAACTCTTTGCAGAGGATGCAGGATTTTGGAGTGAATCTGATCTGTGTAGAAGATGGGATTGACAGCTCAAAAGATAGTGGAAAGTTGATGATTTCTGTCTTGTCTGCGGTGGCAGAGATTGAAAGAGAGAATATCCTTGTTCAGACAATGGAAGGACGCAAGCAGAAAGCCAGGGAAGGAAAATGGAACGGCGGGTTTGCTCCATATGGTTATGAATTGGTAAATGGAGAATTGCAAATCGCAGAGGACGAAGCGGAGATTATTCGCCTGATCTATGATAAATTTATTCATACTAATATGGGAATCTCAGCGATTGCTGCATGGCTGAACCAGCATGGATATAAAAAGAAAAAACGACAGAATAATACACTGGATGCATTTGCTTCTTCGTTTATAAAAGGCGTTCTGGATAATCCGGTATACTGTGGAAAGCTGGCTTATGGACGAAGGAAGAATGAGAAAGTTTCAGGAACAAGAAATGAATATCGCATTGTAAAACAGGAAAATTATATGCTGCACGATGGTATCCATGAAGGAATCGTTTCGGAAACAGACTGGGAGCTGGCTCATCAAAAACGGGAAAAAACAGGTGTGAAATATGAAAAGACACATAGTCTTGATCATGAGCATATTTTATCTGGGATATTGAGATGCCCGTTATGTGGAAGCGGTATGTATGGAAACGTGAACCGAAAGAAAAAGAAAGACGGAACCTTATATAAGGATTATTTCTATTATGCCTGTAAACATCGTCGCCTGGTAGATGGTCATAAATGCGGATATCGTAAACAATGGAGTGAAGAGAAGATTAACAATGCAGTAGAAGAAGTTATTCGTAAGCTGGTGAAGAATCCTAAATTTGAAGAAGCAATTTTGAATAAAATCGGTTCAAGAATAGATACAGAAGAAATAGAAAAAGAGATTGAAGGATTGGAAAAGCAGCACAGGCAGTTGACCGGAGCAAAAGCAAGACTTGGACAGCAGATGGATAGCCTGGATATCATGGATAAATTTTATGAGAAGAAATATCAGGATATGGAGACAAGGTTATACCGTTTGTATGATGAGATTGAAGGCGTGGAGAACAGTATAGAAGAAGTCAAGAACCGCCTGTTGAATATCCAGCAACAGAAAATATCAGAAGAAAACGTCTATCAATTTCTTTTATATTTTGATAAACTATATGATAAGTTCACCGACCTGGAGAAGAAAGAATTTCTTAACAGCTTTGTGGAACAGGTGGACATTTACGAGCAGGAGCAGCCAGATGGCAGATTCCTGAAGCACATAAAGTTCCGTTTTCCAGTGTATTTTGGAGACAGGGAGACACAGGAACTTTGTTGGGATAACGAAAGTACCGTTGAAAGTTGCGCTTTATTGTCTAAACTAGAATAA
- a CDS encoding DUF6783 domain-containing protein — MCGRFCPDEGVVAGYGNRIRAKYTAKWGVQIVEMIFQTRSRGKRYFAPT, encoded by the coding sequence ATTTGTGGGAGATTTTGCCCGGATGAGGGTGTCGTAGCGGGCTACGGCAACCGAATTCGGGCAAAATATACCGCAAAGTGGGGCGTGCAGATTGTGGAAATGATTTTTCAGACACGCTCTAGGGGCAAAAGATATTTTGCCCCTACCTGA
- a CDS encoding DUF5685 family protein translates to MFGYIVMNKPEIKFKDFDLYRSFYCGLCRELKSKYGISGQISLTYDMTFVVILLSALYEPHTQKGSTRCIIHPVCKQPVRRNIVTEYAADMNVLLTYYKCRDDWEDEKKVTALGYSKVLQGKVKKLDQKYPDKSRRIQKLLSELSEMEKSGEKDIDKMAGCFGKIMEEIFAWKQDVWEDTLRRMGFFLGKFIYLLDAYDDVEEDIKNKNYNPFSEQYIIEGFDEQVRRILIMMMAQTCREFEKLPIIKYTDILRNILYSGVWCRFEVIHKKRKEAGEKDND, encoded by the coding sequence ATGTTTGGTTATATAGTAATGAATAAGCCTGAAATCAAGTTTAAAGATTTTGATCTGTACAGATCTTTTTACTGTGGATTGTGCAGAGAACTCAAAAGTAAATATGGAATATCAGGACAGATTTCTCTGACTTATGATATGACATTTGTGGTGATTCTTCTCAGTGCGCTTTATGAGCCGCACACACAAAAGGGAAGCACAAGATGTATCATTCATCCGGTCTGTAAACAGCCGGTCAGAAGAAATATAGTGACAGAATATGCGGCAGATATGAATGTACTTCTTACTTATTATAAATGCCGGGACGACTGGGAGGATGAAAAAAAAGTAACTGCTCTTGGTTATTCAAAAGTTCTTCAGGGAAAAGTGAAAAAACTGGATCAGAAATATCCGGATAAATCCCGAAGAATACAGAAGCTTCTCAGTGAATTGTCTGAGATGGAGAAATCCGGAGAAAAAGACATTGACAAAATGGCGGGCTGTTTCGGAAAAATTATGGAAGAGATTTTTGCATGGAAACAGGATGTATGGGAAGATACTCTGCGCAGAATGGGATTTTTTCTTGGCAAATTTATTTATCTTCTGGATGCATACGATGATGTGGAAGAGGATATAAAAAATAAAAATTACAATCCTTTTTCAGAACAATATATAATAGAAGGGTTCGATGAGCAGGTACGCCGGATTCTGATCATGATGATGGCGCAGACCTGCAGGGAGTTTGAGAAACTTCCTATTATAAAATACACTGATATTTTGAGAAATATTCTTTACTCAGGGGTATGGTGTCGGTTTGAGGTGATACATAAGAAGAGAAAAGAAGCAGGAGAGAAAGATAATGATTGA
- a CDS encoding DUF1002 domain-containing protein: protein MKKVKTAAALLCSACLVLSGTAVPTMADSVKVVTLGADLTQDQKNTMMKYFNVDSNQVQILTITNQDERDHLSAYVPLEQIGTRTVSCAYVKPTQSGGIKVRTANLNWVTCNMIATSLSTSGVKNCEVVAACPFEVSGTGALTGIQMAYETATGEQLDSTKKELATEEMVVTGNLADEVGKNDATTVMNNSKIQVIKDNVQNVDDIYNIVVNVAQQNNVNLDSDQINKIVELLKQIAQQEYNYDDVKATLEQVEQNTSGDNDELGDIDDEEDDTVNAGDPADGDDILNNVDNSALGGDIVESSTENPSLEEDSGLIEDDGDDQSDGDLSETEEPQEPDGDETTDDSTLGNTDEGDTDSDEGTDDTENDTTSDELDTSALTEDQKTMFDKAENFCKGEYEGDTTALTTAMEDETATASVTLDAENGATLAKNVEKAYLKILTEGTASYQADGTEIYMSTELNMVDKSMKEIFGLSADAQASPELGELSDDDRQTLYNETMKFFEKLYGESTETYDTTDADSTETAGGEENAE, encoded by the coding sequence ATGAAAAAAGTAAAAACAGCAGCAGCACTTTTATGCAGTGCATGTCTGGTACTTTCAGGAACTGCTGTACCGACAATGGCAGATTCAGTGAAGGTTGTGACACTGGGAGCTGATCTTACTCAGGACCAGAAGAATACAATGATGAAATATTTTAATGTAGACAGTAACCAGGTACAGATCCTCACGATTACTAATCAGGATGAGAGAGATCATCTGAGTGCTTATGTACCGTTAGAGCAGATCGGAACCAGAACAGTAAGCTGTGCATATGTAAAGCCGACTCAGTCAGGCGGTATCAAAGTAAGAACAGCCAACCTTAACTGGGTAACATGTAACATGATCGCAACGTCACTTTCCACATCAGGTGTCAAGAACTGTGAAGTTGTAGCCGCCTGCCCGTTTGAGGTATCCGGCACCGGAGCGCTTACAGGTATTCAGATGGCGTACGAGACAGCTACAGGGGAGCAGCTTGACAGCACGAAGAAAGAACTTGCTACAGAGGAAATGGTAGTGACAGGAAATCTGGCTGATGAGGTTGGAAAGAATGATGCAACTACTGTTATGAATAACTCGAAGATACAGGTTATCAAAGATAATGTCCAGAATGTGGATGATATCTATAATATCGTAGTAAATGTTGCTCAGCAGAATAATGTAAATCTGGATTCTGACCAGATTAATAAGATCGTAGAGCTTCTGAAACAGATTGCGCAGCAGGAGTACAATTATGATGATGTAAAAGCAACACTGGAGCAGGTAGAACAGAATACATCCGGTGATAATGATGAGCTTGGTGATATTGATGATGAAGAGGATGACACTGTAAATGCAGGTGATCCAGCAGATGGTGATGATATCCTGAATAATGTGGATAACAGTGCTTTAGGCGGAGATATCGTAGAGAGTTCCACAGAGAATCCATCGCTGGAGGAGGATTCAGGTCTGATTGAGGACGACGGGGACGATCAGAGTGACGGAGACCTCAGCGAAACAGAGGAACCGCAGGAGCCGGATGGTGATGAAACTACGGATGACAGTACGCTTGGAAATACAGATGAAGGTGATACAGACTCCGATGAAGGAACAGATGATACAGAAAATGATACCACATCAGATGAATTGGATACTTCTGCACTGACAGAAGATCAGAAAACCATGTTTGATAAAGCTGAGAATTTCTGCAAGGGAGAATATGAAGGCGATACCACTGCTCTTACAACAGCTATGGAAGATGAAACAGCAACAGCTTCCGTAACTCTTGATGCTGAAAATGGTGCAACTCTTGCTAAGAATGTGGAGAAGGCATATCTGAAAATTCTTACAGAAGGCACAGCTTCTTATCAGGCAGATGGAACTGAAATTTACATGAGCACAGAGCTCAATATGGTAGATAAGTCCATGAAGGAAATCTTCGGATTAAGTGCAGATGCACAGGCAAGTCCGGAGCTTGGAGAACTTTCAGATGATGACAGACAGACCTTATATAATGAAACAATGAAATTCTTTGAGAAACTCTACGGAGAAAGCACAGAGACTTATGATACAACGGATGCAGATTCCACAGAGACTGCAGGCGGCGAGGAAAATGCAGAATAA
- a CDS encoding DUF6783 domain-containing protein: protein MFCPNSVAVARYDTLIRAKSPTNCDIYLAESIFQTRSNIIRVHNKEREEIIL from the coding sequence ATATTTTGCCCGAATTCGGTTGCCGTAGCCCGCTACGACACCCTCATCCGGGCAAAATCTCCCACAAATTGTGACATATATCTTGCGGAAAGCATTTTTCAGACACGCTCTAACATCATAAGAGTACACAATAAAGAAAGAGAGGAAATAATATTATGA
- a CDS encoding TOTE conflict system archaeo-eukaryotic primase domain-containing protein: MNIEAYDADSLRKMVRLLEYENKILKDKLKKAGISYEEVNPFEEKIESAEEYDLDQGNRIVNPPYITEKMAIRFFSMFWGREDVYARRGKNGGYFPQCANRWNDRLCPKQRKEKVLCDECENTQWISLDVKKIIDHLLGTKEDGSDVIGVYPLLPNGTCRFIVFDFDNHEKGAEVTDFANTDNEWHKEVDALRKMCELNGIRPLVERSRSGKGAHVWIFFKKAIPAATARNFGFLLLDKGSTSINLKSFHYYDRMYPSQDVASNIGNLIALPLQGQALKNGNSAFVDENWNAYPDQWDALFNKTRKLGIEDIEQCMAKWQRELAEVRGLLTNIEKNVRPKPWKKKCEFCNSDVVGKLHVVLGNGVYIDTLNLMPRIQNQIRSLAAFDNPEFYKNKRLGYSNYYNFSTVYLGKDIDGYIQIPRGLRENVIQECEKAGISVDVSDQRETGQPIRVSFKGDLRMQQELAAEKLLSHSDGVLSAATAFGKTVVCSYLIAERKVNTLILLQSKDLLNQWVDELNHFLEIREEPPEYETKTGRKKKRSSVIGVLHGNKNTLTGIIDVAMVGSMYSRGKFNERINSYGMVIMDECHHAASNTSMELLQKINAKYVYGVSATPKRGDSLDRIIYMLLGPLRHRFTALERAKEQGIGHYFVPRYTRVVDTAESKDNINKAYNLISTSKVRNEMIIDDVITCVARKQTPVILTRFKEHAKFLHDALKEKADHVFLLYGDNSDKENAEIRVKLKQIPENESLILVATGQKIGEGFDFPRLDVLMLAAPVSFEGRLEQYVGRLNRDYVGKEAVYVYDYIDSHVRYFDKMYAKRLRTYRKMGFSIWTQELQPKQIINAIFDSVNYTEKFEQDIVESEKMVVISSPDIRQDKIDRFLLLIKKRQEVGVKVTVITTDPEDITYGKSDVCYELIRAMQLVGINVITRTEVEECFAVIDDEIVWHGGMNLLGKADVWDNLMRIRNSQVAIELLEIALGCSEEGRKSE, from the coding sequence TTGAACATAGAAGCATATGATGCGGATTCATTGAGAAAGATGGTTAGGTTGCTTGAATATGAGAACAAGATATTAAAAGATAAATTGAAGAAAGCAGGCATTTCATATGAAGAGGTGAATCCTTTTGAAGAAAAAATAGAAAGTGCAGAAGAATATGACCTGGATCAAGGGAATCGTATTGTAAATCCACCGTATATTACAGAGAAAATGGCAATACGTTTCTTTTCGATGTTTTGGGGAAGAGAAGATGTATATGCCAGAAGAGGAAAGAACGGGGGCTATTTTCCACAATGTGCGAATCGTTGGAATGACCGGCTTTGCCCTAAACAACGTAAAGAGAAGGTATTGTGTGATGAATGTGAAAATACCCAATGGATTAGTTTGGATGTGAAAAAAATAATTGATCATTTGTTAGGCACAAAAGAAGATGGATCAGATGTAATAGGTGTATATCCTTTACTGCCAAATGGTACATGCAGATTTATTGTATTTGATTTTGATAATCACGAAAAAGGAGCAGAGGTTACGGACTTTGCAAATACGGATAATGAGTGGCATAAAGAAGTGGATGCGCTTAGAAAAATGTGTGAGCTTAATGGTATCAGACCTTTAGTTGAGAGATCTCGATCTGGAAAAGGTGCCCATGTATGGATTTTCTTTAAAAAAGCAATACCTGCAGCAACAGCAAGGAATTTTGGATTTCTCCTGTTAGACAAGGGTTCAACTTCCATCAATCTGAAATCGTTTCATTATTATGATAGAATGTATCCTTCGCAGGATGTGGCAAGCAACATAGGTAATTTAATTGCATTGCCATTACAGGGGCAGGCACTTAAAAATGGAAATAGTGCTTTTGTAGATGAAAATTGGAATGCATATCCTGATCAATGGGATGCTCTTTTTAATAAAACAAGAAAGCTGGGAATAGAAGATATTGAACAATGCATGGCAAAATGGCAGAGAGAATTAGCAGAAGTCAGAGGATTGCTTACTAATATTGAGAAGAATGTCAGACCGAAACCATGGAAGAAGAAATGCGAGTTTTGTAATTCAGATGTTGTGGGCAAGCTGCACGTGGTATTAGGAAATGGAGTTTATATAGATACTCTGAATCTTATGCCAAGAATACAAAATCAGATTCGTAGTTTGGCGGCATTTGATAATCCGGAATTTTACAAAAATAAAAGGCTGGGATATTCTAATTATTATAATTTTAGTACTGTATATTTAGGTAAGGATATAGATGGATATATACAGATTCCGAGAGGACTGCGTGAAAATGTTATTCAGGAATGTGAAAAAGCAGGCATTTCAGTTGATGTCTCAGATCAAAGAGAAACAGGACAACCTATTAGAGTATCTTTTAAAGGTGATTTGCGAATGCAACAGGAATTAGCAGCAGAAAAATTATTATCACATTCAGATGGGGTTTTGAGTGCGGCAACTGCATTTGGAAAGACTGTAGTATGTAGTTACCTTATTGCAGAGCGAAAAGTAAATACGCTCATTTTGCTGCAAAGTAAAGATTTGCTTAATCAATGGGTTGATGAATTGAATCATTTTTTAGAGATAAGAGAAGAACCACCGGAATATGAAACAAAAACAGGAAGAAAGAAAAAAAGAAGTAGTGTGATAGGCGTTTTGCACGGAAATAAAAATACATTGACGGGGATCATAGATGTTGCAATGGTTGGTTCGATGTACAGCAGAGGAAAATTTAATGAACGAATTAATTCTTACGGAATGGTAATTATGGATGAATGTCATCACGCAGCTTCTAATACATCTATGGAATTATTGCAGAAAATAAATGCAAAATACGTGTATGGTGTTTCTGCTACGCCTAAACGTGGCGACAGTCTTGATCGGATTATCTATATGCTGCTGGGACCTTTGAGACATAGATTTACTGCGTTGGAGAGGGCTAAGGAACAGGGGATTGGACATTATTTTGTCCCAAGATACACAAGAGTAGTTGATACTGCAGAAAGCAAGGATAATATTAATAAAGCATATAATTTGATTAGTACCAGTAAGGTGCGCAATGAAATGATCATAGATGATGTTATAACTTGTGTTGCAAGAAAACAAACTCCTGTAATTTTGACAAGATTTAAGGAACATGCAAAATTTTTACATGATGCCTTAAAGGAAAAAGCAGATCATGTATTCCTTCTGTATGGGGATAATTCGGATAAGGAAAATGCTGAAATAAGAGTAAAATTAAAGCAGATACCTGAAAATGAATCGCTTATTTTGGTGGCAACTGGTCAGAAAATAGGAGAAGGGTTTGATTTCCCAAGACTGGATGTATTAATGCTTGCAGCACCTGTATCTTTTGAAGGACGCCTGGAACAGTATGTAGGTAGATTAAACAGAGATTATGTCGGAAAAGAAGCCGTTTATGTGTATGATTATATCGATTCGCATGTGCGTTATTTTGATAAAATGTATGCAAAAAGATTGAGAACATATAGGAAGATGGGATTTTCAATCTGGACGCAAGAGTTGCAACCTAAACAAATAATAAATGCAATATTTGATTCTGTAAATTATACCGAAAAATTCGAGCAAGATATTGTAGAGTCAGAAAAAATGGTGGTAATTTCCAGTCCGGATATCAGACAGGATAAAATTGACAGATTTTTATTACTAATAAAGAAGAGACAGGAAGTAGGGGTAAAGGTCACAGTTATTACAACAGATCCGGAAGATATTACTTACGGAAAGTCAGATGTATGTTATGAATTAATCAGAGCAATGCAATTGGTAGGAATAAATGTGATAACAAGAACAGAAGTAGAAGAATGTTTTGCTGTTATTGATGATGAAATAGTATGGCATGGCGGGATGAATCTACTTGGAAAAGCTGATGTCTGGGATAACTTAATGCGTATCAGAAATTCACAAGTTGCAATTGAATTGTTGGAAATTGCTTTGGGATGTTCTGAGGAAGGGAGGAAAAGTGAATAA
- a CDS encoding manganese efflux pump MntP family protein has translation MNIFELFILAIGLSMDAFAVSVCKGLSLGRINAKHMCIAGAWFGGFQALMPLVGYFGGRFFADKVTRYSHWVAFVLLVFIGAGMIKESKEEEHVNADMDIKSMFILAVATSIDALAVGVTFAFLKVEIVSAVSFIGVITFVCSAAGVKIGSLFGMKYKSKAELCGGIILILIGTKILLEGLGMI, from the coding sequence ATGAATATTTTTGAACTTTTTATACTGGCGATAGGCCTGTCTATGGATGCATTTGCAGTATCTGTCTGTAAGGGCCTTTCCCTGGGCAGAATCAATGCAAAGCATATGTGTATCGCAGGCGCATGGTTCGGGGGATTTCAGGCATTAATGCCCCTTGTGGGATATTTTGGCGGACGATTCTTTGCAGATAAGGTTACTCGATACAGTCACTGGGTAGCTTTTGTCCTTCTGGTGTTCATTGGTGCCGGCATGATCAAAGAATCGAAAGAGGAAGAACATGTAAATGCGGATATGGATATAAAATCCATGTTCATCCTTGCAGTGGCTACCAGTATTGATGCACTGGCAGTGGGAGTGACATTTGCTTTTCTGAAAGTAGAGATCGTATCAGCAGTATCCTTTATCGGTGTGATCACCTTTGTCTGTTCAGCAGCAGGGGTAAAGATAGGCAGTCTTTTCGGAATGAAATACAAATCCAAAGCGGAATTATGCGGAGGTATTATCCTTATCCTCATAGGTACAAAAATCCTGCTGGAAGGACTGGGAATGATATAA